The following nucleotide sequence is from Zea mays cultivar B73 chromosome 1, Zm-B73-REFERENCE-NAM-5.0, whole genome shotgun sequence.
cttcgcgcgtgtcttccggttgtgcgcgctgctggaggggtggctcttgctgcaggccaaggtggccttcgcgctgcatcagcgcgatctcgcgctcgaggtcttgggccttctgctcctcgtcgcgtatcatttgccgcaccttggctagtgcggacacacgctggcgcttggcctccagtatctctttctgcctctcgagattgcggttcctgaggcgcagggcgcgcagctgtagctgttcttccgcggagacgccgaggacttcaccgtcctcggtggggtccgcgccttccagtggggcgaagcctgggggcggctgcgattgtccttcgggtccgcaggtgcggaaggtgtcgtcctcgcaggtgcggggaacattgtcttcagtgggctcttggtgggtggattgggtgagggcgagggccttgccctttcttgcggcgagcagtgctgccttcgcagcctcgtcagccttcgtgttagctctcttgggtgccatcgcgggtgattttgtcgtagcacgaacggtgggcgccaaatgttggaacttgctatcagtcgcaagaaagccaacaggggtgaacagtgtggacagtagggttacgcgtgagatggcaagtagctctattaaccaggcctctcacgggcactgtgcgggggtatttataggtacctgaacgcccagcgccttgtgttaaggacgcatgtgccctcagctacctaggttatccccagaatattcccataaagcagggttacagactgtaattacagggatgcctttacaaattaggcccgtaacacgcggcgccacgcagggcccgttacaatgggccggatcgcacgtgggcctctgagctggacgaggccgcactgtgggatgccttcgtcgccggtcttcgtctggtgccgatcaagcgaagggtgtccctgcctgctttgtctgtcagagcagcggctaagcagcggagacttcgagcgaagggtggtgtttttgccttcgctccaacaacaTCTCTTTATTGTATAATATTGTGTTCAAACTCAAATATATTAGCAGAGGGGGAAAATACATGCTTTGTTTTAGACTTAAGGCAGACAAAGGAAGGAAATCTGAAAAGAACACACTATAACCACCCGGCCCAACAACAAAAAGTTACAACACAACTCAGCCAGCACAACTCAACTCAGCTAGCTGTCGCAGAACAGGTTCCTCAACTGGTGCGTTTTGCCAACCTGATGCTTCCTGTATCCGATTGATATGAATCATGGATCTATGAACAACGTATAATTTTATCTTCAATTTAGACATATAAAATTTTCCTAAGAAGAGAGATTAAAGATGATTTGTTATAGTTTTTTTGAAGCTAACATCAACGGCGGTTATTTAACAAAGTCAACCTCAAGATCTAGCGATGATGACATATATTAGTCTATATCGACACTAAAGGGATGTTTGAATATACTAGAGCTAAtaattagttggctaaaaatttgctagtaaaattagctagctaactattagatAATTTACTAAAAGTAGTTAATAATTAAACTATTAGCTAGATTGTTTAAATGTTTCTAAATTCCAATTAGTTTTATCAgttaactattagctctaatgAATTTAAACACCCCTAAGCAAATTGTCCTTCCTTAGTCAGAATCTGGCTTCATCCCTGCCAGCCTCAGACCTTTGTAATGGATGTGTGCTTCGAACTAATCTATCGTTGATGCGTGAATTCAAGCTCCAGGTTTCCATGTTACATTTTGGTGCTCCTAGTATTCCTTTATTTTTCTAGCATTTTGTGGTTTTTTATTACTTTCGCTTGGAGGCGATTTTGATGCAATTTTGTACTGGATCGAGATGCTAGCGGTCCCCGTTTAAATCCATCCCATATCAGGTTTGAATACGTTATGGATTCTTTACTCTATCTTTTCCCACACCGGTAAAGGTTAGGGGTTgtaatggatcgtgatccaaatgtttcttcacaattcTTTTGAGCCCTAAAaatattttagttcaaaaatgtatataaatagagttcgattctaatCCGATCTGATCTGGTCCTTAAATTTTTTAATGTAAAATTTGTAGCCTATTGTCACCTCCAGTAATACCCAAATTTTATTACGAAACCAACAAAATTATAGAGTTTTAGTAAGCAGCAAAGACGAGTAGTAAAGCGAGAACTGAAATCAAACATGCCCATGAGACCATAGATCACTGAGAGATCAGTCCCAAGAATGAAAACTACCACTACAACTAAAGCAAGATGCAGCTACCGAAGGCTATCCGCAGCAGATCGTGTAAAATAGAATATTTGCATTGTAGATGACTGCATCGTATTTCTCCTCGGTCGGCCGGCGCCACCAACCAAGGTAAATCCTATGTGCCATTCTCCTTTGTTTGCTTGGGTGATTAGGATTTGTGGGgtcttagggttagggtttaaggTTTTGAGGATATCGAGTTAGGGTTATAAATTGGGTTCCAATCTCATTTTTCTCTTCTACTACTTGTTGTAACGGGGTCTTGGCATGAATCTGACATTTTTAAGGCGATTTGATCGGATTCGGTCCAAAACAAATGGGTTCTAGCATCTAGGGTTAGAATCTAAGCCCAAAACCTGACACTCCGATATCAATGTAAGGGGTGTAGAAGCTTAGCTGTTAACCGTGGGCCGTGGCCACTGGAAAACATGGAACATATGAGTATGCTTTTAGGATTGAGAGAAGTCATCATGGGAGGTTAAATTAAAGACTGGTGTACAGGGTCTATGACGACAACGACCTTCCTCTTACTAGCCGTGTAGAGATTAGATCGAACCTTGAGTCTGTGTGTGGAGGCTAGGAGAAACAACAAATATTGATTCGTGTGCCAGCCTCATTCCTATTTATTTACGCGGTATAAAGAGGACCGTAATCAAGATATTGTTACGCCTACGATCAGAGCAGGAGAGAGATGTCTAGTTTGATCCACCGATCAATCCAACCAGCATAGAAGAGGTTCTCGGATTAATTTCACGATTTATTCCCAGTTTCTTTTGTCCGGTGAAGAGAGTACTGTTATAAGGCTCTTATTCATCCTGTTTGGTTCATTGGTTGTTCATTTATCCCCTGGCCCTAATCATGGCAACTGATGCATAAAAATTGTGGATTTGAAATGGCGATAGGTAGAAAGTTTAAAAAAATGGTGATGGCATTATTGGAGAAAAAAAATCTTATGTTTTCTTTACGACTTGAAAAAAAAAACTTATATGTATACGAACGGGACTTCAGAAGTGACTCCCAGAATGACTCTACACTATGTATGGTACAGTACACAGCTGCAACACAGGTACCAAGGTGGAGTGTATGCCTAGTCCTACTCTTGTCGTCGCTCATTCATCAGTGGAGGCAGCGGTGGCCTCATGGGGTGGTACGTGGCCGACCTCTCCATGGCAGCAGCGGCTTCGACCATCTCCAGTCCCAGCGAGCTCGTCACCCCGCCGGCGTCCTCCGCGTCGTCGAGCTTAGGCGGGCACGACATGCTCCGTGTGTACGTCGTGGTTGACGCCTCGCGCGGGAGCGGCAAAAGCACGGGGCGGCCCTCCCCGTTGCGCGCGCCCAGGATGGCCACGAATCGGTCGTCCTCCACGTCGTAGAAGTTGGCGGTCCGCACCTCCTGCGCCAGCGCGCAGGTCCAGCAGAACAGCCACTTGGCGCAGTCGCCCACGGCCGCGCTGCCGCACCACCACCAGGAGCGGCCGCCCGGGAGCTTGTAGCGCTTCCGCATCTGGGACCGCCAGAAGCCGCCGTACAGGAAGCCGCAGAAGCCCAGGAGCACGCCCACGGCCACCACCGTGTCGCGGATTTCGTCGTCGTGGATGTTGAGCGCCGTCACGCTGAAGATGAGGAACGGCGCCACGAATAGCAGGATGAAGGTGAAGGCATGCACGTACATGTTGCCGAACCCGAGGCGCTCCATGTTCCAGCCGAAGACACAGAAGGTGCACGTCGCCGACAGCGCGCACACCGTCCCGTCGTCGCAGCAGTCGAACAGCCCGCCGCTCCACTCCGGGCTGCTCACCACCACGCGGCGGTTGTATATCGTGATCTCTACGCCGTCGTTCTCGGTACGGCTGGTGTGgtggtcctgctgcgccgcatcggccGGCGCCGCCGACGACGACTCGGTGTCGGGCTCCTTCCGTCCAAGCGGGCTGTACGCGGTGTAGAGGCCAGCGACGACGGGGCAGCCCGTGCCGAGGCCGTAGCCGATGTTGAGCGCCCAGTCCGGGCGGTCCTTGCGCGTGTAGCTCCAGAACAGGGCGCAGCAGTAGTACTGGGCGAAGCAGGTGACGTGCAGCAAGGCCACGACGAGGAGCATGTGCGCCCGGTCGTGCGGGCGCGCGGCGCCGTCCTTGCAGTACACCTTCCTGATCTCCTCGCGGTCGCCGTCGGGGCGCCACCGGAGGAGCAGCACCAGGTGGTGGAAGATCTTGGGGTGCTGGTACAGGCACATGATGGTGAAGAGCGCGTTGAGGATCTGGTTGATCACCTCCGTCCACTTCTTGCGccgctcgtcgtcggggatggcggCGTCGAGCATGCCGGTCATGAGCATGAGGAGCAGCAGCAGCCCGGCCCCCACGAACGCCAGCCAGATGATCATCGCGAAGTTCTCGGGCTTCCTGCACCAGCTCACCGCGTAGGTCCACAGCTTGCGCCACTTGATCTTGCGCACGAACGGCACGCGGAACCGCCTCCGCGGGCCGCGGCGCCCGCCGTCGTCCGAGCCGTCGTCTGCCGACTCCTGGTGGCCGTGGCTCCTCCGGCGGAggcggccgacgaaggtggagcgCAAAAACCAGTCCTTGGACGGGTGGGCGCGGAGGAAGTCCAGAAACCGCCGCTTGCGCCGGCTCTCGCTGAGCGCGCCCCGCTCCACGGACGGGATGTAGATATCGATGGGGATGAAGTCCATCAGCCTGGCTGTCGTCCCCGACGGCGTGCCAGGCTCGCCGACAACCTCGACGATCTCGTGCCCGTCGAAGCTGCCATTCGAGTCCGGAGGCATCTCGACTCTGTGTCGAACTCCTCTGCCAGACAGTAGCAGCAGTACGTGCTTCGAGATTTCAGAACATGATGTCGTATGCGCTatgtgcaacttcaacttcaactgcaAAGAGACATTCAGATAGCATCATACAAGTAAAGACGTTAGATCTGAGCAATAATAAATAAGTAGAGGTATTTGTCAACAGTCACACAGAGACAGCAGCACAACCAAAATGACCAGGTCACTGACTTGGACCTTTTGACTGACCGTTTCGTCCATTTCTCTTACTGCTGTAACAAGGTTTCTGTAGCTAAACCACAGGGTCAAACATGGTTGGCCTACTAATTCGCCATTTTTTTGGTGGGGGTTGTGCACTACCTTGTAGATACAGTATCTATGCTATGCCCGCCTCATAGCTACACACAGACACAGTATCTATCTATGGTCAGACTCGTGTACAGTTCTGCATCACACATGCATCACCGTGGCATGGCCCCCCTGGAAGGAATGTACTGCAAAGTCATTTACTGAGACGGTTCAGAGTAGGATGCAGTTCGGTAAACCAAACCGAATTGCAGTTTTTTTCAAAGCCGGCTTGGACCACGGCGACATCGTGCCACACAGAGCACAGGGTGCAATGCAACAGCCGTGCAGTGGTCTGAAGCTCTGAGCTCTGTCTGAAGGTTCAAGGAGCATCCACGCATCTCTTCTACCCCTGGAGCCCTGGCCCTGGCCCTTCCCCGGGTGCAATGGTCAAGCCTTGCAGCAAAAGCTACCTTTATGTCAATTTTATCTCTCACTCTCTTCTTCAGTTATAAACATATCATGGCGCGAAAGCAGCTTTGGTCTGCCTGCCACAAAAGAACGCGTAGAATAGGTGTCGAGTGAACGAGTGGCCAAAAGCTCAACCATTTGGTTGCTGCCATCCATGTTACGTAGCTAATGTCACCACGCGCACGGATCTCAGCTGCTTTGGGCGGCCTGGCGCTTTTGTTTGGCAAGCAATGGGGGCATCACTATCGCTAGAGGGGCACAGTGGTGGAATTGCTTTAAAAAAAACGCATGCGGGAAAGAACCTGGCTTGGAGGAAGAAGAGAAATAAAGCCGAATCAACAGCCAAGGCACGTCGCTCTGCCGATCGCCCAGAATCTCACGCTACTGCACGGACGTTGCCGAAAAAAAAAACTGGTGTCAAGGGGATGATGGAACTTCCAGATACTCAGCATCCGTGGCGAGATGAGAAGTCAAAACAAGAACACCGAACGTTGACCAAAAAAAAACAAGAACCCAACCATCTCTCTAGTCTCTACCAGCGCGCGCAGCAGAAATTCAGAGCTGGAGCTGGATCAAAAACGAAGCAGGAAGAGAAGGAGCACGCACCCTGCAGAGCTCAGCACCTCATCCCCGAGTCCTCGTCGCCACTCGCCATGCATGCCCCGAAGACGCGCTCGAAGATCTTTCCTGGTACACGCCGCAGTTCTTGGCAGCTTTTAATAGGAGCAAAGCCACCTTGGCTCTCGGCTTAGACTAGACGTGGCATCTGCTCGCACCGGGTGGCTTCGGATGCCGGAGGTGaggtcggcggcggcgcgcaAGCTATGCTATGCTCTCGGGGCGAGTCTCGGTTCTTGGTCGCATGGGAGGTCAGTCTCTCCTTCCTGTCGAGAGGGGAGCTTGGccgggggagggagggagggagggaggtcaGCATTGGCGGGTCGGGGACAGGGAAACTGGAAAAGAAAAAAGAGCGAGCGAGCGGCTAGGGCCACCAGGGGGATTAACGGGTGAAGGCTCCTGATTTGGTGGTGGCCATTGATCCGACGGCCAAGAACAGCCCGAGCCTTCGACGCAACAGATTTCGATTGCACACAAGAGATTTCCTGAATAAATTATTTAATGCCCAAATTGCCAACTAGGCGTCTGTTTCCACAAAATTCCAAAAAAAACCAAATTAATGCTACGCATGGTAAATGCTAACAGAAAATAGAAGATGGTGCTAGCCTGTGCATGACGCAGAGACATAGCCATGGGTGCACCGATATCAGTATATCAATTGGCTAGATTCTCCCAAGTCGTAAGCATTGGAAGACTTTCCTCCTGTATCTCGATATGCATCCGGTGGACTTGTTGGCTAAAGTTATGATGGATCTGGTTGCATTGCAGCCAATGTGTTATCAATTTAGATTTTTAACTACTTTTTATAAAACAATTCATTTCTACAAATT
It contains:
- the LOC113509067 gene encoding uncharacterized protein LOC113509067, coding for MPPDSNGSFDGHEIVEVVGEPGTPSGTTARLMDFIPIDIYIPSVERGALSESRRKRRFLDFLRAHPSKDWFLRSTFVGRLRRRSHGHQESADDGSDDGGRRGPRRRFRVPFVRKIKWRKLWTYAVSWCRKPENFAMIIWLAFVGAGLLLLLMLMTGMLDAAIPDDERRKKWTEVINQILNALFTIMCLYQHPKIFHHLVLLLRWRPDGDREEIRKVYCKDGAARPHDRAHMLLVVALLHVTCFAQYYCCALFWSYTRKDRPDWALNIGYGLGTGCPVVAGLYTAYSPLGRKEPDTESSSAAPADAAQQDHHTSRTENDGVEITIYNRRVVVSSPEWSGGLFDCCDDGTVCALSATCTFCVFGWNMERLGFGNMYVHAFTFILLFVAPFLIFSVTALNIHDDEIRDTVVAVGVLLGFCGFLYGGFWRSQMRKRYKLPGGRSWWWCGSAAVGDCAKWLFCWTCALAQEVRTANFYDVEDDRFVAILGARNGEGRPVLLPLPREASTTTYTRSMSCPPKLDDAEDAGGVTSSLGLEMVEAAAAMERSATYHPMRPPLPPLMNERRQE